The following proteins are encoded in a genomic region of Primulina huaijiensis isolate GDHJ02 chromosome 3, ASM1229523v2, whole genome shotgun sequence:
- the LOC140972345 gene encoding putative 2-dehydropantoate 2-reductase produces the protein MEAPVILFSRNNGWAISTPVSEQFRSDGIVVRGQAYGVRSIRAEGNDAFAVFSTVHVALKMAIIEIQASFDRGPHVPNRTPLVHV, from the exons ATGGAGGCTCCAGTCATACTTTTCAGCCGAAACAATGGATGGGCAATCAGTACCCCAGTGAGCGAACAGTTTCGAA GTGATGGTATTGTGGTTAGAGGTCAAGCATACGGAGTACGTAGCATTCGAGCAGAAGGTAATGACGCCTTCGCTGTGTTCAGCACTGTTCATGTTGCTCTCAAAATGGCAATTATTGAAATCCAGGCCAGTTTTGATCGAG GCCCTCACGTACCGAACAGGACACCACTAGTCCACGTTTGA